The proteins below are encoded in one region of Candidatus Eisenbacteria bacterium:
- a CDS encoding alkaline phosphatase family protein, whose translation MGRVTLWVSLLWGLAFGVWETNYFTRTNQLFPVGAGHAAVAILIGIGYALLALSVSGVACLAYRRWKKRLPALPYLPGVWALLLVLALSQYRERMDTRTDNLQRDGVTLLIAAAVLALFFVFRSVLSKRPRFALSLFAGVALLGIVAGGARLGVAAPPRTAPPPEGTGGVEQAGGIDETGLRVLIVGLDGGTWEILDPMIERGELPALAALCDRGVSANLKVVLPSFSPPLWTSIATGKSADKHGVHDHYRTALPLGLPPVPHQIRRCPTWTKPVRMAVAFYEKRIGFPTVLNQTGDVLVRPVWDILDQYGFPTIMLDWYVTYPVPPSDGIHVSDQLHKHKLTRSPVPGLAWPEEIVPSLLEKVIAPDELDENLLFDMLDAKDLDAEGRAKLREDFPKWFRVARSEMARDLSNVEVARAVFPMRPDWRLGAVFFRAMDNSHHLAWRMKDLPAGDLDRYPERRFRTVVENNYRHCDRLLQSVLDIARPDSNTVVIVLSDHGWENAQYGHSRAPDGFLVMAGGPTAPTPERRSIHVYEIAPTVLALLGMPVGADMDGGVAREFVEDSFWARHPIREIPTYETGRKRADGSPNRELDDESMELLRALGYVN comes from the coding sequence ATGGGACGCGTCACCCTGTGGGTCTCCCTCCTCTGGGGCCTCGCCTTCGGGGTCTGGGAGACGAACTACTTCACCCGCACGAACCAGCTCTTCCCCGTCGGCGCCGGTCACGCGGCGGTCGCGATTCTCATCGGAATCGGATACGCCCTTCTGGCGCTCTCCGTCTCCGGAGTCGCCTGCCTGGCCTACCGCCGTTGGAAGAAGCGCTTGCCGGCCCTCCCCTACCTACCCGGCGTCTGGGCTCTTCTTCTCGTTCTCGCCCTCTCCCAATACCGGGAGAGAATGGACACGCGCACCGACAACCTGCAAAGGGACGGCGTCACTCTCCTGATCGCCGCGGCGGTTCTCGCGCTCTTTTTCGTTTTTCGCAGCGTCCTCTCGAAACGGCCGCGATTCGCCCTCTCTCTATTCGCCGGAGTCGCCCTCCTCGGCATCGTCGCCGGAGGGGCGCGGCTCGGCGTCGCGGCTCCCCCGCGCACCGCCCCCCCGCCGGAGGGAACCGGCGGCGTGGAACAGGCGGGGGGGATCGACGAAACGGGCCTCCGCGTGCTCATCGTCGGCCTGGACGGTGGAACCTGGGAGATCCTCGACCCCATGATCGAGCGTGGCGAACTGCCGGCCCTCGCCGCTCTCTGTGACCGCGGCGTCTCGGCGAACTTGAAGGTAGTGCTCCCCTCCTTCTCGCCGCCGCTCTGGACGAGCATCGCCACGGGAAAATCGGCGGACAAGCACGGCGTTCACGACCACTACCGCACCGCCCTCCCCCTCGGTCTGCCGCCGGTCCCCCATCAGATCCGCCGCTGTCCCACATGGACGAAACCGGTCCGTATGGCCGTCGCTTTTTATGAAAAGCGCATCGGCTTTCCCACCGTCTTGAACCAGACGGGCGACGTGCTCGTCCGCCCCGTTTGGGACATTCTCGACCAGTACGGATTCCCGACCATCATGCTCGACTGGTACGTCACCTATCCGGTTCCGCCGTCCGACGGAATCCACGTCTCCGACCAACTCCACAAGCACAAGCTCACCCGCTCGCCGGTCCCCGGTCTCGCGTGGCCGGAGGAGATCGTTCCCTCGTTGCTCGAGAAAGTAATCGCCCCGGACGAACTCGACGAGAACCTCCTCTTCGACATGCTGGACGCGAAAGACCTCGACGCGGAAGGCCGCGCGAAGCTGCGCGAGGACTTCCCCAAGTGGTTCCGCGTCGCGCGGTCGGAGATGGCCCGCGATCTGAGCAACGTGGAGGTGGCCCGCGCCGTCTTTCCCATGCGGCCGGACTGGAGGCTCGGCGCCGTCTTCTTCCGCGCCATGGACAACTCCCACCACCTCGCCTGGCGAATGAAGGATCTCCCCGCCGGAGATCTGGACCGGTACCCGGAGCGCCGATTCCGGACCGTGGTGGAGAACAACTACCGGCACTGCGACCGACTCCTCCAATCGGTGCTGGACATCGCGCGGCCCGATTCGAACACGGTGGTGATCGTCCTCAGCGACCACGGCTGGGAAAACGCCCAGTACGGCCACTCGCGCGCGCCGGACGGATTCCTCGTCATGGCGGGCGGTCCGACGGCGCCCACGCCGGAACGCCGGTCGATCCACGTGTATGAAATCGCGCCGACCGTGCTCGCCCTCCTCGGCATGCCCGTCGGCGCCGACATGGACGGCGGCGTGGCCCGGGAGTTCGTGGAGGACTCTTTCTGGGCGCGCCATCCGATCCGCGAAATCCCCACCTACGAGACGGGACGGAAACGGGCCGACGGCTCGCCCAACCGCGAGCTGGACGACGAGAGCATGGAGCTCCTGCGCGCCCTCGGCTACGTGAACTGA
- a CDS encoding ankyrin repeat domain-containing protein, with the protein MRKSAMIVLLLTAAIAVSTIPASAGAIHDAVRGGDAARVGELLRADPSLAGALDESDRFQARPLHIAARAGNVEIARMLLDAGAAVDAFDSDESTPLDEAGLHRHMEMVDLLLARGAEVNRRDKNGGDPLSFAASGGDPAIVARLIDAGADLFHRDRGGITLLHYAAARGLHDLVDLLMERGEDPDVAGDIGQTPLHWTAFGRDTTMVERLVAAGADPNASTSEDNTPLLDAVMRDNAPIVRALLRNGADPNMANSWGGTPLHGAARNGRPELVEVLLANGADPDHRTGRGDTPLSAASNEGHIEIVATLLEAGANTETADTTYGYTPLHLAALYGYGDIAEALLSAGAPVNPEDREGRTPLLLASARGNAGAAEILRKAGGRPRDAETERHSLASCPDLGKKEAMIWHLGHSGWVIKTENNLLVFDYWPMGRIADDPGLCNGHIDPDEIAGERVTVFASHEHRDHYDPMIFDWRERVPNITYVLGCRPDSVPPCVFMDGRETRTVNGMKVTTITSNDTGVGFWIEVDGLTILHPGDHANRLRDFSGPYKAEIDWLAEKGVRPDICFAPIRGCGFGDQVAVKMGVHYLLETLEPVVFLPMHGGTAFREYESFIEECRSDFPKTKMEYPTGRGDRFHYKKGSIS; encoded by the coding sequence ATGCGTAAATCGGCGATGATTGTTCTCCTTTTAACGGCGGCGATCGCGGTTTCGACGATCCCCGCCTCCGCCGGGGCGATCCACGACGCCGTTCGCGGCGGAGACGCGGCGCGCGTCGGCGAACTGCTCCGGGCCGATCCGAGCCTCGCCGGCGCCCTCGACGAATCGGATCGTTTTCAGGCCCGGCCCCTCCATATCGCCGCGCGGGCGGGAAACGTGGAGATCGCCCGCATGCTCCTGGACGCCGGGGCGGCGGTCGACGCCTTCGACTCCGACGAATCGACCCCTCTCGACGAGGCGGGCTTGCACCGACACATGGAGATGGTGGATCTGCTTCTCGCACGGGGGGCGGAGGTGAACCGCCGGGACAAGAACGGCGGGGACCCTCTCAGCTTCGCCGCGAGCGGCGGCGACCCGGCGATCGTCGCCCGGCTCATCGACGCGGGCGCCGATCTCTTCCACCGCGATAGGGGCGGGATCACTCTGTTGCATTACGCCGCCGCCCGCGGTTTGCACGATCTCGTGGATCTGCTGATGGAGAGAGGCGAAGACCCCGACGTCGCGGGGGACATCGGGCAGACGCCCCTTCATTGGACCGCTTTCGGCCGGGACACGACCATGGTGGAGCGCCTGGTCGCGGCCGGCGCGGATCCGAACGCCTCCACGTCGGAAGACAACACCCCTCTTCTCGACGCGGTCATGCGTGACAACGCCCCCATCGTCCGCGCCCTCCTCCGGAACGGCGCGGACCCGAACATGGCGAACAGCTGGGGGGGCACGCCGCTCCACGGCGCGGCGCGGAACGGCCGCCCCGAGCTGGTCGAAGTACTGCTGGCGAACGGGGCCGATCCCGATCATCGGACCGGCCGGGGCGACACCCCTCTCTCCGCCGCGTCGAATGAAGGCCACATCGAGATCGTCGCCACCCTCCTCGAAGCGGGCGCGAACACCGAAACGGCCGACACGACCTACGGATACACTCCGCTCCACCTCGCGGCGCTGTACGGGTACGGCGACATAGCCGAGGCGCTTCTCTCCGCGGGCGCTCCGGTGAACCCGGAGGACCGGGAAGGGCGCACGCCGCTTCTTCTCGCCTCCGCACGAGGCAACGCCGGGGCGGCGGAGATTCTCCGGAAGGCGGGGGGACGGCCGCGCGACGCCGAGACGGAGCGGCACAGTCTCGCCTCCTGCCCCGATCTGGGGAAGAAGGAAGCGATGATCTGGCACCTCGGCCACAGCGGTTGGGTGATCAAGACCGAGAACAACCTGCTCGTCTTCGATTACTGGCCCATGGGCCGAATCGCGGACGATCCCGGCCTCTGCAACGGCCACATCGATCCGGACGAAATCGCCGGCGAGCGTGTCACCGTCTTCGCGAGCCACGAGCACCGCGACCACTACGACCCGATGATCTTCGATTGGCGCGAGCGTGTGCCGAACATCACCTACGTTCTCGGCTGCCGGCCGGACAGCGTCCCCCCCTGCGTCTTCATGGACGGCCGGGAGACACGGACCGTGAACGGCATGAAGGTGACCACCATCACCTCCAACGACACGGGAGTCGGGTTCTGGATTGAAGTGGACGGCCTCACCATCCTCCACCCCGGCGATCACGCCAACCGGCTGCGCGATTTCTCCGGCCCCTATAAGGCGGAGATCGACTGGCTCGCCGAAAAGGGCGTGCGGCCGGATATCTGTTTCGCCCCGATCCGCGGCTGCGGTTTCGGCGACCAGGTGGCGGTAAAGATGGGCGTGCACTATCTGCTGGAAACCCTCGAACCGGTCGTCTTCCTGCCGATGCACGGCGGAACCGCCTTCCGGGAATACGAATCGTTCATCGAGGAGTGCCGAAGCGATTTTCCCAAGACCAAGATGGAATACCCCACAGGCCGAGGGGATCGCTTCCACTACAAGAAGGGGAGTATCAGTTAG
- a CDS encoding S8 family serine peptidase, whose translation MNDRPHTLFAIAALLLGALALAPLASRAADPIPEMDPAALARIAGDYRDFLASHRPVRYVEMLTASAGAQAALNAEPNIALYFLDDRGHPAYLQTHNVDAAETVNTDEVHPGGGAGLSLTGSGTAAADLAVWDGGAVRTSHQEFGGRATQADGASSTSYHSTHVAGTMIAAGVVSDAKGMSYQANLSAYDWNDDGGEMATAAASGLNVSNHSYGYITGWYYSSGSGDWYWYGDVTIDSTEDYRFGFYGEVAQAWDEIAFAAPRYLICKSAGNDRNDYGPGSGGGHYVWDPDTDDWIWSNEDRDWDGGSTGYDCVSWMGNAKNIMTVGAVEDIPGGWTDTSDVVMSSFSGWGPTDDGRIKPDICANGVGLYSCTDASNSSYASYSGTSMATPNASGSINLIFRYHESCLGATPLASTVKALVFQTANEAGPAPGPDYMFGWGLLNTEGAVEAIRADSTDPGRILEDALADAESDVYYLTADGTTPLRLTLVWTDPAAEPVADALDPTDPMLVNDLDLRVRRLGGSTHYPWTLDPSSPSSAATTGDNDRDNAEQVYVNAPVAGTYEVTVSHKGTLDSAQAYSLVSSEPLRTASGAVLGVPVPYGTIQAAIDAALPGDTVLVADGDYTGAGNKDLDFGGKDITLVSENGAIHTVIDCEGSGRGFHFHGGESPDALVYGFTVTGGSDSLGGAVLVEGASPTIWNCRLDGNEAVGGGAGRGGAIYVMGGAPSFISASIRGNESDGGGGAAFIGANTSAEFDNCVITGNRADDLGGAIRIENGSATFLRVTFSGNAAGNAGGAVSLNPASDALFERTILWDDCAPFGAEASLDTGASADFVCVDLAMAGVEGGGSASYDMNTFDADPWFCGAASCQSAPTTSGVYLLDGLSPCLETASPCGERIGGLGHGCDVITDVADREGAPAVFRLHANAPNPFNPATEIRFDLPAPGAVDLAVYDVSGRRVSTLASGRRPAGSFSVVWNGEDGSGRPVSSGVYFVRMRSGDFTAVRKMTLLR comes from the coding sequence ATGAACGACAGACCGCACACTCTTTTCGCGATCGCGGCCCTTCTGCTCGGTGCCTTGGCGCTCGCGCCCCTCGCCTCCCGCGCGGCGGACCCGATCCCCGAGATGGATCCGGCCGCCCTGGCGAGGATCGCCGGCGATTATCGCGATTTCCTCGCGTCGCACCGGCCCGTCCGATACGTCGAAATGCTGACCGCGTCCGCCGGAGCCCAGGCCGCGCTGAACGCGGAACCGAACATCGCCCTCTACTTTCTCGACGATCGCGGCCACCCCGCCTACCTTCAGACCCACAACGTGGACGCGGCGGAGACGGTGAACACCGACGAGGTGCACCCCGGTGGCGGCGCCGGCCTGTCTCTCACCGGCTCGGGCACGGCGGCGGCGGACCTGGCGGTCTGGGACGGCGGCGCCGTGCGGACCTCCCATCAAGAGTTCGGCGGGCGGGCGACCCAAGCGGACGGCGCCTCGTCGACCAGTTACCACTCCACCCACGTGGCGGGGACCATGATCGCCGCCGGCGTCGTTTCAGACGCGAAGGGAATGTCCTATCAGGCGAATCTCTCCGCCTACGACTGGAACGACGACGGGGGCGAGATGGCGACCGCCGCGGCTTCGGGCTTGAACGTCTCCAATCACTCCTACGGTTACATCACCGGCTGGTACTACAGCTCCGGTAGCGGCGACTGGTACTGGTACGGCGACGTCACGATCGACTCCACCGAGGATTACCGCTTCGGTTTCTACGGCGAGGTCGCGCAGGCATGGGACGAGATCGCCTTCGCCGCTCCCCGCTATCTGATCTGCAAGTCCGCCGGCAACGATCGGAACGACTACGGCCCCGGCTCCGGCGGGGGCCATTACGTCTGGGACCCGGACACGGACGACTGGATCTGGAGCAACGAGGACCGCGACTGGGACGGCGGATCCACCGGCTACGACTGCGTGAGCTGGATGGGGAACGCCAAGAACATAATGACCGTGGGCGCCGTGGAGGATATTCCAGGCGGCTGGACCGACACGAGCGACGTGGTGATGTCCTCGTTCAGCGGCTGGGGCCCCACCGACGACGGCCGGATCAAACCGGACATCTGCGCCAACGGGGTCGGACTCTACTCCTGCACCGACGCGAGCAACTCCAGTTACGCCTCCTACAGCGGCACCAGCATGGCCACGCCGAACGCCTCCGGCTCGATCAACCTGATTTTCCGATACCACGAGTCGTGCCTCGGCGCGACCCCCCTCGCCTCGACGGTCAAGGCCTTGGTGTTTCAGACCGCGAATGAAGCCGGCCCGGCGCCCGGTCCGGACTACATGTTCGGCTGGGGACTTCTGAACACGGAAGGGGCGGTCGAGGCGATCCGCGCCGATTCGACCGATCCGGGGCGTATTCTGGAGGACGCCCTCGCGGACGCCGAGAGCGACGTCTACTACCTCACGGCCGACGGGACGACGCCCCTCCGGCTCACTCTCGTATGGACCGATCCGGCGGCCGAGCCGGTCGCCGACGCCCTCGATCCGACCGATCCCATGCTCGTGAACGATTTGGATCTTCGGGTGCGCCGCCTCGGCGGATCGACCCACTACCCCTGGACGCTCGATCCGTCCTCCCCCTCGTCCGCGGCGACGACCGGCGACAACGACCGGGACAACGCGGAGCAGGTCTACGTGAACGCGCCGGTCGCCGGAACCTACGAGGTAACGGTGAGCCACAAGGGGACGCTCGACTCGGCGCAGGCCTACTCGCTCGTCTCCTCCGAGCCTCTGCGGACGGCCTCCGGCGCGGTGCTCGGCGTGCCCGTTCCCTACGGCACCATCCAGGCGGCGATCGATGCGGCGCTTCCGGGCGACACGGTCCTCGTCGCCGACGGTGACTACACCGGCGCGGGGAACAAAGACCTCGACTTCGGCGGCAAGGACATCACCCTCGTATCCGAAAACGGCGCGATTCACACCGTGATCGATTGCGAGGGGAGCGGCCGAGGTTTCCATTTCCACGGCGGCGAATCGCCGGACGCGCTCGTCTACGGCTTCACCGTCACCGGCGGGAGCGACAGCCTCGGCGGAGCGGTGCTCGTCGAAGGGGCGAGCCCGACGATCTGGAACTGCCGTCTCGACGGGAACGAAGCGGTCGGCGGCGGCGCCGGCAGGGGCGGCGCGATCTACGTGATGGGTGGCGCTCCCTCCTTCATCAGCGCCTCGATCCGGGGGAACGAATCGGACGGCGGCGGCGGCGCGGCCTTTATCGGCGCGAACACATCGGCGGAGTTCGACAATTGCGTGATCACCGGCAACCGCGCGGATGATCTCGGCGGCGCGATCCGGATCGAAAACGGGAGCGCGACGTTCCTTCGAGTCACCTTCTCCGGAAACGCGGCGGGGAACGCCGGCGGCGCGGTTTCACTGAACCCGGCCTCGGACGCCCTCTTCGAGAGGACCATCCTGTGGGACGACTGCGCCCCCTTCGGCGCCGAGGCGTCCCTCGACACGGGCGCGTCGGCGGATTTCGTCTGCGTCGATCTCGCCATGGCTGGCGTGGAGGGGGGTGGCTCCGCCTCTTACGACATGAATACCTTCGACGCCGACCCCTGGTTCTGTGGAGCCGCCTCCTGCCAGTCGGCGCCGACCACCTCCGGCGTCTATTTACTGGACGGTCTCTCCCCGTGCCTCGAGACGGCGAGCCCATGCGGCGAGCGGATCGGCGGGCTCGGTCACGGCTGCGACGTCATCACCGATGTGGCGGATCGCGAGGGCGCACCCGCCGTCTTCCGGCTTCACGCCAACGCGCCCAATCCGTTCAATCCCGCCACAGAGATCCGCTTCGATCTCCCCGCTCCGGGCGCCGTCGATCTCGCGGTCTACGACGTGAGCGGCCGTCGCGTCTCCACGCTCGCGTCGGGGCGACGCCCCGCCGGGTCCTTCTCCGTTGTCTGGAACGGAGAGGACGGCTCCGGACGGCCCGTCTCCTCGGGGGTTTACTTCGTGCGGATGCGTTCCGGTGATTTCACCGCCGTGCGAAAGATGACCCTTCTCCGTTAG
- a CDS encoding right-handed parallel beta-helix repeat-containing protein, which yields MPRFLSFPRTAAILLPLVLLFDPASARDWIVLPDGSGDAPTIQAAVDSTAAGDTVSLSAGVFTGAGNRDVFIMGPSVTIRSSGGDPSACVIDCGGEGRAFRIESYNGTFRIEGLTVRNGVAAHGGAIRLGAWPYPEKNGANEHPSLLIRDCLFSGNTTYGMGGAIYVGDESVLDVEDSEFHDNGSYDSGPYSAGGAICFRVLGPSSTVTLRRCVLADNFCDGPGGSLYIVNAHVLLEECDILDNRSGLSAVTQWPAGAGVMVRRYTEESPDMEVRVENCDILRNKAAMYPPDYASDGGGLMVKGHDAEHLVDLRVTDTRFEENFSAQGAGLYVGRYCNGLVERCRFRDNLAYMNGGGSYKGGALADCLGESVRFEFCEFVGNGAGFHDTGVPNRWVGNGGAFMTRLLPRGEFVNCSFSGNRTNDNGGFGNAIYHWAETGSFTDSSQRCLLMNCVFYGEEPGDVQVRADSDGFTTVAGCAWEPGEFSCQGVVPVDTVLLSGSPFLSADSLRLHDESPCIDRGIYLGITEDIEGAYVPQGTSTEVGAYEHPDSTFTGMAGDTAAPPPPESRLLIRPNPFNPSTSIAFDLAEPGPARLTVHDIAGRTVAVLADRVLPAGPREIAWDGRASSGRPLPSGIYLILLESGEETAVRKALLLR from the coding sequence ATGCCACGATTCCTCTCGTTCCCTCGAACGGCGGCGATTCTCCTCCCGCTCGTCCTCCTCTTCGATCCCGCCTCCGCCCGCGACTGGATCGTCCTCCCGGACGGATCCGGGGACGCGCCGACCATCCAGGCCGCCGTCGATTCCACCGCCGCCGGGGACACCGTTTCCCTGAGCGCCGGCGTCTTCACCGGCGCGGGAAATCGCGACGTGTTCATCATGGGACCGAGCGTGACGATCCGTTCAAGCGGGGGCGACCCCTCCGCCTGCGTGATCGACTGCGGCGGCGAGGGTCGCGCGTTCCGCATCGAATCGTACAACGGAACCTTCCGGATCGAGGGATTGACGGTCCGAAACGGCGTCGCGGCACACGGCGGCGCAATCCGTTTGGGCGCGTGGCCCTATCCGGAGAAGAACGGGGCGAACGAGCACCCGTCGCTCCTCATCCGCGACTGCCTTTTCTCGGGAAATACGACTTACGGCATGGGGGGCGCGATTTACGTCGGGGATGAATCCGTATTGGACGTGGAGGATTCGGAGTTCCACGACAACGGATCCTACGACAGCGGCCCGTACAGCGCCGGCGGAGCGATCTGTTTCCGCGTCCTCGGCCCATCGAGCACCGTCACCCTGAGGCGCTGCGTTCTCGCCGACAATTTCTGCGACGGCCCCGGCGGATCCCTTTATATCGTAAACGCCCATGTGCTCCTCGAGGAGTGCGACATCCTCGACAATCGGAGCGGACTGAGCGCGGTGACGCAGTGGCCCGCGGGCGCCGGCGTCATGGTGAGACGCTATACCGAGGAGAGCCCGGACATGGAGGTCCGCGTCGAGAACTGCGACATCTTGCGAAACAAAGCCGCCATGTACCCCCCCGACTACGCTTCCGACGGCGGCGGCTTGATGGTCAAGGGGCACGACGCCGAACACTTGGTCGACCTCCGCGTGACGGACACCCGTTTCGAGGAGAACTTCAGCGCCCAAGGGGCCGGACTCTACGTGGGACGCTATTGCAACGGTCTCGTCGAACGCTGCCGCTTTCGGGACAACCTCGCCTACATGAACGGCGGCGGCTCGTACAAAGGAGGCGCCTTGGCGGATTGCCTCGGCGAATCGGTCCGCTTCGAGTTCTGCGAATTCGTGGGCAACGGCGCCGGTTTTCATGATACGGGAGTGCCGAACCGCTGGGTCGGAAACGGCGGCGCGTTCATGACGCGCCTCCTGCCGCGCGGGGAGTTCGTGAACTGCTCCTTCTCCGGAAACCGCACGAACGACAACGGCGGCTTCGGCAACGCGATCTACCACTGGGCGGAAACGGGGAGCTTCACCGACTCCAGCCAGCGCTGCCTCCTGATGAACTGCGTTTTCTACGGCGAGGAACCCGGCGACGTGCAAGTCCGCGCCGACTCCGACGGCTTCACCACCGTCGCCGGTTGCGCCTGGGAACCGGGCGAATTCAGCTGCCAAGGAGTCGTGCCGGTCGACACGGTCCTCCTCTCCGGATCGCCCTTCCTCTCGGCGGACAGCCTCAGGCTCCACGATGAATCCCCCTGCATCGACCGGGGGATCTACCTCGGAATCACGGAAGACATCGAAGGCGCGTACGTTCCCCAAGGCACCTCCACGGAGGTCGGCGCCTACGAACATCCCGATTCGACGTTCACCGGCATGGCGGGCGACACCGCCGCCCCCCCGCCGCCGGAGTCGCGACTGCTCATCCGCCCCAATCCCTTCAACCCATCCACTTCGATCGCCTTCGACCTCGCCGAGCCGGGACCGGCGCGCCTCACGGTCCACGACATCGCCGGCCGGACCGTGGCGGTCCTCGCCGACCGCGTGCTTCCCGCGGGACCGCGGGAGATCGCTTGGGACGGCCGCGCCTCCTCCGGCCGCCCCCTTCCGTCCGGGATCTACCTCATCCTCCTCGAGAGCGGAGAAGAGACAGCCGTTCGAAAAGCGCTCCTTCTCCGCTGA
- a CDS encoding right-handed parallel beta-helix repeat-containing protein, with protein MRYVPSFFLIGAWAVLFLVLCFAGCGDDGGGVHSQDTTPPADVTDLSVVSVTESSAVLAWTAPGDDGWEGTASTYDLRRSTVRILEEAWSTRTQIAGEPSPKPAFSPETLAVVGLYGAATIHFALRAADETGNWSGVSNSAVFDEGEPRVHEVRPDGLGGFPTIQAAIDSSAEGDTILLAAGIFTGGGNRDIDFGGKALLLRSQDGSASACVIDCQGSSTEPRRAFLFHSGEETTSVVEAITVRNGNMPGEEGGAIVCDGASPFFRHCVIESCASGNGGALGLRNGAAPRFEECVLRCNDTPGWGGAVFSRDAFPVFLNCTLSDNRAFMGGAVYADGESLHFVNCRFERNEAHRGGGVLIDRAAALLERCAFTDNQTENPLVLEGGGLYMTGGRQRLTDCTFQGNRAGTGGGLYVDDCDTLAMYGNVFVANEAGANGAGMTIRLTPARIDHGLFQWNAAAERGAGMCVEDANVHLVETYFTGNEAETGAGIHHASGIARVDSCVFYFNDADDRGGGISAEDSLAVTRSTFTDNTAPSGTAIHLSGSAAPSIANTILAFNGAGDPVTAEATTAPSLSCCDVYGNAGGDWVGVIAAQAATDGNFSEDPLFCDHAGGDVHLHENSPCANRPGCGWIGLEPVGCWE; from the coding sequence ATGCGATATGTCCCCTCTTTCTTTCTCATCGGTGCTTGGGCCGTTCTTTTCCTCGTTCTCTGTTTCGCCGGTTGCGGCGATGACGGCGGCGGCGTTCACTCCCAAGACACCACGCCCCCCGCCGACGTGACCGATCTCTCCGTGGTGAGTGTCACCGAGAGCAGCGCCGTGCTCGCCTGGACCGCGCCGGGCGACGACGGCTGGGAGGGGACGGCGTCGACCTACGATCTCCGCCGCTCGACGGTCCGTATTCTCGAGGAGGCGTGGTCGACGCGCACGCAGATCGCCGGCGAGCCGTCGCCGAAGCCCGCTTTCTCGCCGGAGACGCTCGCCGTGGTCGGCCTGTACGGCGCCGCGACGATCCACTTCGCCCTGCGCGCCGCCGACGAGACGGGGAACTGGTCCGGCGTTTCCAACTCGGCGGTCTTCGACGAGGGGGAGCCGCGTGTGCACGAGGTCCGCCCGGACGGTCTCGGCGGCTTCCCGACCATTCAGGCGGCGATCGACTCCTCCGCCGAGGGGGATACGATCCTCCTCGCCGCGGGAATATTCACCGGCGGCGGCAATCGGGACATCGATTTCGGGGGAAAGGCGCTTCTCCTTCGTTCGCAGGACGGGAGCGCATCGGCGTGCGTGATCGATTGCCAAGGATCGTCCACCGAACCGCGCCGGGCGTTCCTCTTTCACTCGGGCGAGGAGACCACCTCGGTCGTGGAGGCGATCACCGTGCGCAACGGGAACATGCCGGGCGAGGAGGGCGGCGCGATCGTCTGCGACGGAGCCTCTCCTTTCTTCCGGCACTGCGTGATCGAGAGCTGCGCCTCGGGCAACGGCGGCGCCCTCGGCCTACGGAACGGCGCGGCGCCGCGGTTCGAGGAGTGCGTGCTCCGGTGCAACGACACCCCCGGCTGGGGCGGCGCCGTCTTCTCCCGGGACGCCTTCCCCGTGTTTCTTAACTGCACCCTTTCCGATAACCGGGCCTTCATGGGGGGCGCGGTTTATGCCGATGGAGAGAGCCTACATTTCGTGAACTGCCGGTTCGAACGGAACGAGGCGCACCGAGGAGGCGGCGTGCTCATCGACCGAGCCGCGGCTCTCCTTGAGCGCTGCGCCTTCACCGACAACCAGACGGAGAACCCGCTCGTCCTGGAAGGGGGCGGGCTTTACATGACCGGAGGACGGCAGCGGTTGACGGACTGCACCTTTCAGGGGAACCGCGCCGGAACCGGCGGCGGACTCTACGTAGATGATTGCGATACCCTCGCGATGTACGGCAACGTGTTCGTCGCCAACGAGGCGGGCGCGAACGGCGCGGGGATGACGATTCGACTCACTCCGGCCCGAATCGACCACGGCCTCTTCCAATGGAACGCCGCCGCGGAGCGTGGGGCCGGGATGTGCGTCGAAGACGCGAACGTGCATCTGGTGGAAACCTATTTCACCGGGAATGAAGCCGAAACCGGCGCCGGGATCCACCATGCCTCGGGAATCGCCCGGGTCGATTCCTGCGTCTTCTATTTCAATGACGCGGACGATCGCGGCGGCGGGATCTCCGCCGAAGACTCGCTCGCGGTCACGCGAAGCACCTTCACCGATAACACCGCGCCCTCCGGAACCGCGATCCATCTTTCCGGAAGCGCTGCCCCGTCGATCGCCAACACGATCCTCGCCTTCAACGGCGCCGGTGATCCCGTCACCGCCGAAGCGACGACCGCGCCCTCTCTCTCCTGCTGTGACGTGTACGGAAACGCGGGCGGCGACTGGGTGGGCGTTATCGCCGCGCAGGCGGCGACGGACGGCAATTTCTCGGAGGATCCCCTCTTCTGCGACCACGCCGGCGGGGACGTCCACCTCCACGAGAACTCCCCCTGCGCGAACCGCCCGGGGTGTGGATGGATCGGCCTCGAGCCGGTCGGGTGTTGGGAGTGA